A single window of Solanum dulcamara chromosome 5, daSolDulc1.2, whole genome shotgun sequence DNA harbors:
- the LOC129888700 gene encoding subtilisin-like protease 4, producing the protein MILTNRPQDGFTKSADAHVLPALDVTSFDRSIITDYMKSTKNPVARITFQGTIIGDKNAPVVAAFSARGPSTASPGILKPDIIGPGVNILAAWPTSVENKTNTKSTFNIISGTSMSCPHLSGVAALLKSAHPMWSPAAIKSAIMTTADIVNLKNESFLRETLTPAGIFAFGAGHVNPSRANDPGLVYDTQFKDYLPYLCGLNYSNREVGNLLQRKANCSKVKSIPEAQLNYPSFSISLGEKSQTYTRTVTNVGEAMSTYRVEIVSPRMVSVVVKPSILKFSKMNQKMSYRVTFSTTTKIENMEVVHGYLKWTSNKHFVRSPIAVVLQEPETPDFD; encoded by the coding sequence ATGATTCTCACAAATCGTCCTCAGGACGGTTTCACTAAATCAGCGGATGCTCACGTCCTTCCAGCCTTGGACGTGACATCCTTTGATCGAAGTATAATCACCGATTATATGAAATCAACGAAGAATCCTGTGGCTAGAATTACGTTCCAAGGAACGATAATTGGAGATAAAAATGCTCCGGTAGTTGCTGCATTTTCTGCTCGCGGACCAAGCACAGCTAGTCCCGGAATTTTGAAGCCTGATATTATTGGTCCTGGTGTTAACATCCTTGCAGCTTGGCCTACCTCGGTTGAGAACAAAACAAACACAAAATCGACATTTAACATAATTTCGGGTACCTCAATGTCCTGTCCTCACCTCAGTGGAGTAGCAGCATTGCTGAAAAGCGCGCACCCTATGTGGTCTCCTGCAGCTATTAAATCAGCAATCATGACAACCGCGGATATAGTCAACCTCAAGAACGAATCCTTCCTAAGGGAAACGCTCACTCCTGCTGGAATCTTCGCGTTTGGGGCAGGTCATGTCAATCCATCAAGAGCAAATGATCCAGGACTAGTTTACGATACTCAATTCAAGGACTACTTACCTTATTTATGCGGTTTGAATTACTCGAATAGAGAGGTGGGAAACCTTCTACAACGCAAGGCGAATTGCTCAAAAGTGAAAAGTATCCCCGAAGCACAACTCAATTACCCTTCATTTTCTATCTCACTTGGAGAAAAATCTCAAACATACACGAGAACGGTAACAAACGTTGGAGAGGCAATGTCAACTTATCGCGTGGAGATAGTTTCACCACGAATGGTCTCCGTTGTTGTTAAGCCCTCGATTCTAAAGTTCTCGAAGATGAACCAGAAGATGTCGTACCGTGTGACATTTTCCACAACAACCAAGATTGAAAACATGGAAGTTGTTCATGGATACTTGAAATGGACTAGTAATAAGCACTTTGTAAGAAGTCCAATTGCAGTTGTGCTACAAGAGCCAGAAACACCAGATTTTGATTAG
- the LOC129889693 gene encoding subtilisin-like protease: MVKLPNSSCYESAMDYAEAARIDPLETQISTQSLSEDLESWYQSFLPNTIASSNEKASRLVYSYRNVMKGFAARLTAEQVKEMEKKPGFIVAWPERILSLHTTHSPSFLGLQQNIGLWKNSNYGKGVIIGVLDTGITPDHPSFNDEGMPPPPAKWKGKCESNFTTKCNNKLIGARTFPQANGSPVDDNGHGTHTASTIAGGFVKGANVFGNAIGTAVGIAPLAHLAIYKVCDSFGCSDSGILSAMDAAIDDGVDILSLSLGGTTNPFHSDPIALGAYSATQRGILVSCSAGNNGPFESTVVNEAP; this comes from the exons atggtgaaattgcctaattcctcttGCTATGAAAGCGCCATGGATTATGCCGAGGCTGCACGTATTGATCCCCTGG AAACTCAAATTTCAACACAATCTTTGTCAGAGGATTTAGAGAGTTGGTACCAATCCTTTTTGCCAAATACAATAGCAAGCTCGAATGAGAAGGCTTCGCGTTTAGTATATTCATATCGCAATGTTATGAAAGGCTTTGCAGCACGATTAACTGCAGAGCAAGTgaaagaaatggagaagaaaccGGGGTTTATAGTTGCGTGGCCAGAGAGGATTTTGTCCTTACACACCACACATAGTCCGAGTTTTCTCGGGTTGCAACAGAACATTGGCTTGTGGAAGAATTCCAACTATGGGAAAGGCGTGATCATCGGTGTTTTAGACACCGGGATCACACCTGACCATCCTTCATTTAACGACGAAGGAATGCCTCCTCCGCCTGCTAAATGGAAGGGAAAATGTGAATCCAACTTCACTACGAAGTGTAACAACAAGCTCATTGGAGCGAGGACGTTCCCACAAGCCAATGGTTCACCAGTAGATGATAATGGACACGGTACACATACCGCCAGCACAATTGCTGGCGGTTTTGTGAAAGGTGCCAATGTATTTGGAAATGCTATTGGCACCGCGGTTGGAATTGCCCCTCTTGCTCACCTAGCCATTTATAAAGTCTGCGATTCGTTTGGTTGCTCTGATAGTGGCATTTTATCTGCTATGGACGCGGCTATTGATGACGGAGTTGATATCTTATCACTTTCCCTTGGTGGAACTACTAACCCCTTCCATAGTGACCCCATTGCACTCGGGGCGTATAGTGCAACACAAAGAGGTATTCTTGTAAGTTGCTCTGCTGGTAATAACGGTCCATTTGAAAGCACGGTTGTAAATGAAGCCCCGTAG